A stretch of the Acanthochromis polyacanthus isolate Apoly-LR-REF ecotype Palm Island chromosome 22, KAUST_Apoly_ChrSc, whole genome shotgun sequence genome encodes the following:
- the LOC127531982 gene encoding zinc finger protein 184-like isoform X3, which yields MNEKYQGDKVTMCSVEYLRELISDRLAAAAGEIFSEFEKTIVQYQEEIDRQRRLLDVIWKPHIPLQPTELPQSYVCENEKTVVDHQPHDQERNSMVDHEDPEPPRITDQQEEFCTSQDQSNPEISQIKMEQEELCTSLDQSNPGLPQIKVEQDELCSSQEEELIGLKQETDTFEVTPADEESDHSELKPNSDQLLFHISCVAESPDQEGSKDVDSGSTRCIDLKPRHQSNNSHSNDVDNAPTSARQCDNDKATKSATCKVCGKAFSCKSDLIKHHKTHTGEKPYSCETCGKTFSQRVHLTVHMRCHTGEKPYSCGTCEKSFSQRTSLTDHMRLHTGEKPYSCGTCGKSFIRRTSLTEHMRHHTGEKPYVCHICGKRFSGSSAHYKHMAVHKMGKPYSCGTCGKSFSRQDHLTVHLRRHTGEKPYSCGTCGKSFKYSYQLKAHMRIHTAEKS from the exons atgaatgagaaatatcaggGCGATAAAGTAacgatgtgttcagttgagtatctgagagagttgatcagcgacagactagctgctgctgctggagaaatattctcagagtttgaaaaaaccatcgtccagtaccaggaggagatcgatcgtcagcgcagactgctggatgtcatctggaaaccacacatccccttacaacccacag agctcccacagtcttatgtctgtgagaatgagaagactgttgttgaccatcagccccatgaccaggagagaaactccatggtggatcatgaggacccagagcctccACGGATTACAGATCAGCAGGAGGAATTCTGCACCAGtcaggaccaatcaaacccagagatttctcaaattaaaatggaacaggaagaattgtgcaccagtctggaccaatcaaacccagggttaccacaaattaaagtggaacaggatgaactctgctccagtcaggaggaagagttaattggattgaaacaggagactgatacctttgaggtgactcctgctgatgaggaaagtgaccacagtgaactaaaaccaaacagtgatcagctcctatttcacatctcttgtgtagctgagagcccagatcaggaaggaagcAAGGATGTAGACTCAGGATCAACTAGATGTATCGACCTgaaaccaagacatcagagtaacaacagtcacagtaatgatgtagacaatgctccaacatcagcgagacagtgtgataatgacaaggcaaCAAAATCTGCAACTTGCAAagtctgtggaaaagcttttagttgtaaatcagatttaatcaaacatcacaaaacccacacaggtgagaagccatattcttgtgaaacctgtggaaaaaccTTCAGTCAACGGGTCCATTTGACTGttcacatgagatgtcacacag gtgagaagccatattcttgtggaacctgtgaaaaaagcttcagtcaacggacctctttgactgaccacatgagacttcacacaggtgagaagccatattcttgtggaacctgtggtaAAAGCTTTATTCGACGGACCTCTTTGACTGAACACATGAgacatcacacaggtgagaaaccatatgtttgtcacatttgtggaaaaagattttctggtTCATCAGCTCATTATAAgcacatggcagttcacaaaatgggaaaaccatattcttgtggaacctgtggtaAAAGCTTTAGTCGACAGGACCATTTGACTGTCCACTTaagacgtcacacaggtgagaagccatattcttgtggaacctgtggaaaaagctttaaataTAGTTATCAATTAAAagcccacatgagaatccacacagctgagaagtcctga
- the LOC127531982 gene encoding zinc finger protein 391-like isoform X2 codes for MNEKYQGDKVTMCSVEYLRELISDRLAAAAGEIFSEFEKTIVQYQEEIDRQRRLLDVIWKPHIPLQPTELPQSYVCENEKTVVDHQPHDQERNSMVDHEDPEPPRITDQQEEFCTSQDQSNPEISQIKMEQEELCTSLDQSNPGLPQIKVEQDELCSSQEEELIGLKQETDTFEVTPADEESDHSELKPNSDQLLFHISCVAESPDQEGSKDVDSGSTRCIDLKPRHQSNNSHSNDVDNAPTSARQCDNDKATKSATCKVCGKAFSCKSDLIKHHKTHTGEKPYSCETCGKTFSQRVHLTVHMRCHTGEKPYSCGTCEKSFSQRTSLTDHMRCHTGEKPYSCGTCEKSFSQRTSLTDHMRLHTGEKPYSCGTCGKSFIRRTSLTEHMRHHTGEKPYVCHICGKRFSGSSAHYKHMAVHKMGKPYSCGTCGKSFSRQDHLTVHLRRHTGEKPYSCGTCGKSFKYSYQLKAHMRIHTAEKS; via the exons atgaatgagaaatatcaggGCGATAAAGTAacgatgtgttcagttgagtatctgagagagttgatcagcgacagactagctgctgctgctggagaaatattctcagagtttgaaaaaaccatcgtccagtaccaggaggagatcgatcgtcagcgcagactgctggatgtcatctggaaaccacacatccccttacaacccacag agctcccacagtcttatgtctgtgagaatgagaagactgttgttgaccatcagccccatgaccaggagagaaactccatggtggatcatgaggacccagagcctccACGGATTACAGATCAGCAGGAGGAATTCTGCACCAGtcaggaccaatcaaacccagagatttctcaaattaaaatggaacaggaagaattgtgcaccagtctggaccaatcaaacccagggttaccacaaattaaagtggaacaggatgaactctgctccagtcaggaggaagagttaattggattgaaacaggagactgatacctttgaggtgactcctgctgatgaggaaagtgaccacagtgaactaaaaccaaacagtgatcagctcctatttcacatctcttgtgtagctgagagcccagatcaggaaggaagcAAGGATGTAGACTCAGGATCAACTAGATGTATCGACCTgaaaccaagacatcagagtaacaacagtcacagtaatgatgtagacaatgctccaacatcagcgagacagtgtgataatgacaaggcaaCAAAATCTGCAACTTGCAAagtctgtggaaaagcttttagttgtaaatcagatttaatcaaacatcacaaaacccacacaggtgagaagccatattcttgtgaaacctgtggaaaaaccTTCAGTCAACGGGTCCATTTGACTGttcacatgagatgtcacacag gtgagaagccatattcttgtggaacctgtgaaaaaagctttagtcaacggacctctttgactgaccacatgagatgtcacacaggtgagaagccatattcttgtggaacctgtgaaaaaagcttcagtcaacggacctctttgactgaccacatgagacttcacacaggtgagaagccatattcttgtggaacctgtggtaAAAGCTTTATTCGACGGACCTCTTTGACTGAACACATGAgacatcacacaggtgagaaaccatatgtttgtcacatttgtggaaaaagattttctggtTCATCAGCTCATTATAAgcacatggcagttcacaaaatgggaaaaccatattcttgtggaacctgtggtaAAAGCTTTAGTCGACAGGACCATTTGACTGTCCACTTaagacgtcacacaggtgagaagccatattcttgtggaacctgtggaaaaagctttaaataTAGTTATCAATTAAAagcccacatgagaatccacacagctgagaagtcctga
- the LOC127531982 gene encoding zinc finger protein 883-like isoform X1: protein MNEKYQGDKVTMCSVEYLRELISDRLAAAAGEIFSEFEKTIVQYQEEIDRQRRLLDVIWKPHIPLQPTELPQSYVCENEKTVVDHQPHDQERNSMVDHEDPEPPRITDQQEEFCTSQDQSNPEISQIKMEQEELCTSLDQSNPGLPQIKVEQDELCSSQEEELIGLKQETDTFEVTPADEESDHSELKPNSDQLLFHISCVAESPDQEGSKDVDSGSTRCIDLKPRHQSNNSHSNDVDNAPTSARQCDNDKATKSATCKVCGKAFSCKSDLIKHHKTHTGEKPYSCETCGKTFSQRVHLTVHMRCHTGEKPYVCGTCEKSFSQRTSLTDHMRCHTGEKPYSCGTCGKSFRKQVHLTVHMRCHTGEKPYVCGTCEKSFSQWTSLTDHMRCHTGEKPYSCGTCEKSFSQRTSLTDHMRCHTGEKPYSCGTCEKSFSQRTSLTDHMRLHTGEKPYSCGTCGKSFIRRTSLTEHMRHHTGEKPYVCHICGKRFSGSSAHYKHMAVHKMGKPYSCGTCGKSFSRQDHLTVHLRRHTGEKPYSCGTCGKSFKYSYQLKAHMRIHTAEKS, encoded by the exons atgaatgagaaatatcaggGCGATAAAGTAacgatgtgttcagttgagtatctgagagagttgatcagcgacagactagctgctgctgctggagaaatattctcagagtttgaaaaaaccatcgtccagtaccaggaggagatcgatcgtcagcgcagactgctggatgtcatctggaaaccacacatccccttacaacccacag agctcccacagtcttatgtctgtgagaatgagaagactgttgttgaccatcagccccatgaccaggagagaaactccatggtggatcatgaggacccagagcctccACGGATTACAGATCAGCAGGAGGAATTCTGCACCAGtcaggaccaatcaaacccagagatttctcaaattaaaatggaacaggaagaattgtgcaccagtctggaccaatcaaacccagggttaccacaaattaaagtggaacaggatgaactctgctccagtcaggaggaagagttaattggattgaaacaggagactgatacctttgaggtgactcctgctgatgaggaaagtgaccacagtgaactaaaaccaaacagtgatcagctcctatttcacatctcttgtgtagctgagagcccagatcaggaaggaagcAAGGATGTAGACTCAGGATCAACTAGATGTATCGACCTgaaaccaagacatcagagtaacaacagtcacagtaatgatgtagacaatgctccaacatcagcgagacagtgtgataatgacaaggcaaCAAAATCTGCAACTTGCAAagtctgtggaaaagcttttagttgtaaatcagatttaatcaaacatcacaaaacccacacaggtgagaagccatattcttgtgaaacctgtggaaaaaccTTCAGTCAACGGGTCCATTTGACTGttcacatgagatgtcacacaggtgagaagccgtatgtttgtggaacctgtgaaaaaagcttcagtcaacggacttctttgactgaccacatgagatgtcacacaggtgagaagccatattcttgtggaacctgtggaaaaagcttccgTAAACAGGTCCATTTGACTGttcacatgagatgtcacacaggtgagaagccgtatgtttgtggaacctgtgaaaaaagcttcagtcaatggacctctttgactgaccacatgagatgtcacacaggtgagaagccatattcttgtggaacctgtgaaaaaagctttagtcaacggacctctttgactgaccacatgagatgtcacacaggtgagaagccatattcttgtggaacctgtgaaaaaagcttcagtcaacggacctctttgactgaccacatgagacttcacacaggtgagaagccatattcttgtggaacctgtggtaAAAGCTTTATTCGACGGACCTCTTTGACTGAACACATGAgacatcacacaggtgagaaaccatatgtttgtcacatttgtggaaaaagattttctggtTCATCAGCTCATTATAAgcacatggcagttcacaaaatgggaaaaccatattcttgtggaacctgtggtaAAAGCTTTAGTCGACAGGACCATTTGACTGTCCACTTaagacgtcacacaggtgagaagccatattcttgtggaacctgtggaaaaagctttaaataTAGTTATCAATTAAAagcccacatgagaatccacacagctgagaagtcctga